A window of the Candidatus Nitrosotalea okcheonensis genome harbors these coding sequences:
- a CDS encoding phospholipid carrier-dependent glycosyltransferase yields the protein MSLIHSISARSSYTIPLALFIASILIYAYSLEGQPHHGDEINYLGWAGNYIHLITNGDLANTCLISIDNCNSLYHIPAHGITYSPLRMILIGVPLSLEHQDTGDYYDWSCYWFTCYNFHNSPTVEQMTAGRALSPIFGALTVVVAFLIGKILFNRNAGVIFSLVFMFYNLWIWYSRTIMTEVHYIFFSMLALLILLYSFKTGCLKVKYLVLSGIVFGCALTSKLLAIEFSVLFTGIILLNGMFQRQLGSSIDKKQILKISVTLVIFFSIAAFAFLLTEPGFYKNPVLQIKTIKSDMDNYNHDVWFIAYPTVQGLQPIRMLLLFYYALFPSPTENTIPGAFPNSTFNLGWNSPPTYSSVPLTIFFFVGITYMIQKVRRSKDCIPEILVLIWFVSTFIATLMIARDLSLERYMLPFLISIIVISSYGFCKFVRHIPSKKIQISFVACALLAHAATSMSYWQKIYFSPGTFWTNPLPYGTLQESLVNPVTLFINIVFVAFFAYMMAIQFKNKTGITAK from the coding sequence GTGAGTTTAATACATTCAATCAGTGCAAGATCAAGTTATACAATACCTCTTGCATTATTCATTGCCTCTATTTTGATTTACGCGTATAGTTTGGAGGGACAACCGCATCATGGAGACGAGATAAACTATCTTGGATGGGCAGGAAATTACATACACCTGATAACCAACGGGGATCTTGCCAACACATGTCTTATATCAATTGACAACTGTAATTCACTATACCACATACCTGCACATGGTATAACATACAGTCCATTGCGCATGATTTTGATTGGAGTACCTCTAAGTCTTGAGCATCAAGACACTGGAGATTATTATGATTGGTCTTGTTATTGGTTTACTTGCTACAATTTTCATAATTCGCCAACCGTTGAACAAATGACTGCAGGACGCGCGCTATCACCAATCTTTGGAGCACTCACGGTAGTTGTTGCATTTCTTATTGGAAAAATTCTCTTCAATAGAAATGCTGGAGTGATTTTTTCACTAGTTTTCATGTTTTACAACCTTTGGATATGGTACAGTAGAACTATAATGACTGAGGTTCATTATATTTTCTTCAGTATGCTTGCCCTATTGATTTTGCTTTATTCCTTTAAAACAGGTTGCCTCAAAGTAAAATATCTAGTTTTAAGCGGAATAGTATTTGGATGTGCACTCACCTCAAAGCTACTGGCTATCGAATTTTCTGTACTATTTACAGGAATTATCTTACTGAATGGCATGTTTCAAAGACAACTAGGATCATCAATAGACAAGAAACAGATCTTGAAAATTAGTGTGACACTTGTGATATTTTTCAGTATTGCGGCATTTGCTTTCCTGCTAACAGAGCCAGGATTTTACAAAAATCCAGTACTTCAAATCAAAACTATAAAATCAGACATGGACAACTATAACCACGATGTTTGGTTTATTGCATATCCTACCGTACAAGGATTACAGCCAATCAGAATGCTCTTGCTCTTTTACTATGCCCTATTTCCAAGCCCCACCGAAAATACCATACCAGGCGCATTTCCAAATTCTACCTTCAATTTAGGATGGAATAGTCCTCCCACTTATTCTAGCGTACCGCTAACCATTTTTTTCTTCGTCGGCATAACATATATGATTCAAAAGGTGCGAAGATCAAAAGACTGTATTCCAGAAATACTTGTCTTAATTTGGTTTGTCAGCACATTCATTGCTACGCTCATGATCGCCAGAGACCTGTCACTTGAAAGATACATGTTGCCATTTTTAATCTCAATCATAGTAATTTCGTCATATGGGTTTTGTAAATTTGTAAGACATATTCCAAGTAAAAAAATACAAATTTCATTTGTAGCTTGTGCTTTACTTGCTCATGCTGCTACTTCAATGTCATACTGGCAAAAGATCTATTTTTCCCCCGGAACATTCTGGACAAATCCACTGCCATATGGAACACTTCAAGAGTCTCTTGTGAACCCAGTCACGTTGTTTATCAACATAGTATTCGTGGCATTTTTCGCATACATGATGGCAATTCAATTTAAAAATAAGACAGGGATAACGGCCAAGTAG
- a CDS encoding aldo/keto reductase, whose translation MESNQKTWQLAPDLKICRILNGMWQVAGGHGDVDPESAVSAMLLYHDSGFTAWDMADIYGPAEQYFGDFRKKLEKQRGKDAAEKIQALTKFVPNPGPMTSSIVRHCIEKSIRRMNVESLDVLQFHWWDYADTRYIDALYHLSKLCDEGKIRHVGLTNFDTDTMASILGQGFKLVSNQVQYSIIDQRPQIKMAQFCQKNRISLLTYGTLCGGFLSDKYLGKSEPVRSGLNTYSLQKYKNMIDQWGGWDLFQELLHTLNEIAIKHDSSIANVATRYILDKPAVAGVIIGTRLGISDNRSDNLKVFSLQLDKEDDHKIKSIISRSKDLFMVIGDCGNEYR comes from the coding sequence ATGGAATCAAACCAAAAAACTTGGCAATTGGCACCCGATCTAAAAATATGTAGAATATTAAACGGAATGTGGCAAGTGGCAGGAGGTCACGGTGATGTTGACCCTGAATCTGCAGTATCTGCAATGTTGTTATACCATGATTCGGGTTTTACTGCTTGGGACATGGCAGACATTTATGGCCCTGCAGAGCAATATTTTGGAGATTTTAGAAAAAAACTGGAAAAACAGAGAGGCAAAGATGCAGCAGAAAAAATTCAAGCGCTTACAAAATTTGTGCCAAATCCCGGACCTATGACCAGCTCAATAGTTAGACACTGTATAGAAAAGTCAATCCGCAGAATGAATGTTGAATCCCTAGATGTACTCCAGTTTCATTGGTGGGATTATGCTGATACTAGATACATTGACGCATTATATCATCTCTCAAAGCTTTGTGATGAAGGGAAGATACGGCATGTTGGATTGACAAATTTTGATACTGATACAATGGCGTCAATATTGGGACAAGGATTCAAACTTGTATCTAATCAAGTACAATATTCTATCATTGACCAACGACCACAAATAAAAATGGCGCAGTTTTGTCAGAAAAACAGAATAAGTCTTCTCACATATGGAACTCTTTGTGGAGGGTTTCTATCCGACAAATATCTTGGAAAATCTGAACCTGTAAGATCAGGTCTGAATACCTATAGTTTACAAAAATACAAAAACATGATTGATCAATGGGGAGGTTGGGATCTGTTTCAGGAACTTCTGCACACACTAAATGAAATTGCAATAAAACATGATTCCAGTATTGCAAATGTTGCTACTAGATACATATTGGACAAGCCTGCTGTGGCCGGCGTGATAATTGGTACCAGACTTGGAATCTCTGACAATAGATCTGACAACTTGAAGGTGTTTTCATTACAATTAGACAAAGAAGATGACCACAAAATAAAATCAATCATATCAAGATCAAAAGATCTTTTTATGGTGATAGGTGACTGTGGTAATGAATATCGGTAG
- a CDS encoding alcohol dehydrogenase catalytic domain-containing protein — translation MKALVYEKYAPDDDYEKILKVMDVPEPTPKPNEVVFKVVTAGLNYDDIWGMRGKPIQIPMPHISGTDAAGQVVAVGEDVSTIAVGDRIVSHGNLSCRVCVACTEGREYDCRYRKIWGFQTGPLWGGYCEYAHLPEMNVVKIPENVSYEDAAAASMTMTTSWHMLVGRAKIQPGQTVLIMGGGSGMGTFGIQIAKLYGCDVIATASSNKLEECLKLGADFAVDHRKEDWDKQVFTISKDLAKQKQSSPGIDVIFEHIGGSHWNKELALLKYGATIVTTGATTGYDVISDLRHIFFKGTNILGSTQGTRSELESGIFWMSKGKIKSIVDSIYTFENAVEAHTKMLQGNLFGKILMKPG, via the coding sequence GTGAAGGCCCTAGTCTATGAAAAATACGCTCCCGATGATGATTATGAAAAAATACTCAAGGTAATGGACGTACCTGAGCCTACGCCAAAACCCAACGAGGTAGTCTTTAAGGTTGTAACAGCAGGATTGAACTATGATGATATCTGGGGAATGCGTGGAAAACCAATACAAATACCAATGCCTCACATTTCAGGAACTGATGCAGCAGGTCAGGTTGTTGCAGTGGGTGAGGATGTTTCCACAATCGCAGTAGGAGACAGAATTGTATCGCATGGTAATCTTTCCTGTAGGGTATGTGTCGCATGCACAGAAGGCCGTGAATATGATTGTAGGTACAGGAAAATCTGGGGTTTTCAAACAGGTCCTTTATGGGGTGGATACTGTGAATATGCGCACCTACCTGAGATGAATGTTGTAAAAATTCCTGAAAATGTATCATATGAAGATGCAGCAGCTGCGTCTATGACAATGACAACATCTTGGCACATGCTTGTGGGAAGAGCAAAAATCCAGCCTGGTCAAACAGTACTCATAATGGGTGGAGGTTCGGGTATGGGCACATTTGGAATTCAAATTGCCAAACTCTATGGTTGTGATGTGATTGCAACTGCAAGTTCAAACAAATTAGAAGAATGTCTAAAACTCGGTGCAGATTTTGCAGTGGATCATAGAAAAGAAGACTGGGACAAACAGGTCTTTACAATATCTAAAGACTTGGCAAAACAAAAGCAATCAAGTCCTGGAATTGATGTAATTTTTGAGCATATTGGAGGTTCACATTGGAACAAGGAACTTGCTTTGCTAAAATATGGTGCCACTATTGTTACAACTGGCGCTACAACTGGATATGATGTAATCTCTGATCTGAGACATATATTTTTCAAAGGGACTAATATCTTGGGCTCTACTCAAGGAACACGTTCTGAGCTTGAATCTGGAATTTTTTGGATGTCTAAAGGAAAGATAAAATCTATAGTTGACTCGATCTATACGTTTGAAAATGCAGTTGAAGCTCACACAAAAATGTTACAGGGAAACTTGTTTGGAAAAATATTGATGAAACCTGGATGA
- a CDS encoding AN1-type zinc finger protein, with translation MDSKITDKYCTYDGRKVDETLSNLCKLCGYVYCREHLLPQRHRCAMLQNVEYVKTDSFSSMDQSTSSDKFEKTLDRSVTQIETSVEKISVPITRTVEDATYWLSDCLKDAQNMIIEHHHEKPDDMNFGDCATFFASKTFGVKIQNNDNASGDINMIRDLPSQPSYTICINDVLGYDTRDNRRMVTIILIHQLLHAIHPSRMHDSTNKQNGINRLEHEIANKASYHDGLLNLESLYQCDKITHCHV, from the coding sequence ATGGATTCTAAAATCACGGACAAATATTGTACATATGATGGTCGTAAGGTGGATGAAACTCTAAGCAACCTATGTAAACTGTGTGGATATGTCTATTGTAGAGAACATTTGTTGCCACAGAGACATCGATGCGCAATGTTGCAAAATGTGGAATATGTTAAAACTGATTCATTTTCAAGTATGGATCAATCTACTTCATCTGATAAATTCGAAAAAACTTTGGACAGATCAGTTACTCAAATAGAGACTAGTGTGGAAAAAATAAGTGTACCAATAACTCGTACTGTAGAAGATGCTACTTATTGGTTATCTGATTGCTTAAAAGATGCACAGAATATGATAATAGAACATCATCATGAAAAACCCGATGACATGAATTTTGGAGACTGTGCAACATTCTTTGCGAGTAAGACTTTTGGTGTGAAAATACAAAACAATGATAATGCTTCTGGTGATATCAATATGATCAGAGATCTACCAAGTCAACCATCTTACACAATATGTATCAATGATGTGCTCGGTTATGATACTAGAGACAACAGACGAATGGTAACAATTATTCTCATCCATCAACTACTGCATGCTATTCATCCTTCTAGAATGCATGACTCCACAAATAAACAAAATGGTATCAATAGGCTAGAGCATGAAATTGCAAATAAGGCAAGTTATCACGATGGATTGTTAAACTTGGAAAGTCTGTATCAGTGTGACAAGATTACTCATTGTCATGTTTAG
- a CDS encoding NAD(P)/FAD-dependent oxidoreductase produces the protein MIRKFNTNNPAKTKILILGGGFAGSNVLREMQKQSERNDVEITLVSQDNFFLFTPMLPEVSSGMLHASDITTPIRSFCKTANFCHAKILSIDIENKHVSIIRIFDQKETVLEYDYLVLALGSKDNFFGNINIEEFAFTIKTLEDAIAIRNHIISVLECADQERDQILQEQLLRFVVVGGGFAGVEIATEIHHFLQDATKNYYKNIDSAKIRTIIVSAREGILPEVGEELGKFALDHVRKSGIEVITNTKAVDAGEDHVLLSDNTIIPCATLIWAGGVTVDPLISTLRCEHGQSGRLVVDQYMRLKDYPSIFALGDCANLVDSKTNIVYPTTAQIAIRQAKLVSENLIAEITGTMNSMKPFLYHNKGVMATIGKRTGVALLNGRKIYGFTAWLLWRSFYWTHLPTREKKIKVGFDWFLSLIFRADIMTVGFIKKKTLSRLETPIYSAIERGIDQSQNTSYL, from the coding sequence ATGATACGAAAATTCAACACAAACAATCCTGCAAAAACCAAGATATTGATACTGGGAGGAGGATTTGCTGGAAGCAACGTATTGCGCGAAATGCAAAAACAATCCGAAAGAAATGACGTGGAAATTACTTTGGTAAGTCAAGATAATTTTTTCCTTTTTACACCTATGTTACCAGAAGTCTCATCTGGGATGCTTCATGCAAGCGATATAACTACACCAATTCGTTCTTTTTGTAAAACTGCAAACTTTTGCCATGCAAAGATTCTCTCAATTGACATAGAAAACAAACATGTTTCCATAATTAGAATATTTGATCAAAAAGAAACTGTATTAGAATATGACTATCTAGTACTTGCACTTGGTAGCAAAGATAATTTCTTTGGAAACATTAACATTGAAGAATTTGCATTTACTATAAAAACACTAGAAGACGCAATAGCAATTAGAAATCATATAATTAGTGTACTGGAATGTGCAGATCAAGAAAGAGATCAAATTCTTCAAGAACAGCTTTTGAGATTTGTTGTAGTTGGCGGGGGATTTGCAGGTGTTGAGATTGCTACCGAAATACATCATTTTTTACAAGATGCAACAAAAAACTATTACAAAAATATTGATTCTGCAAAAATTCGTACTATTATTGTATCTGCAAGAGAAGGAATTTTGCCTGAGGTTGGAGAAGAACTCGGTAAATTTGCACTTGATCATGTTAGAAAATCGGGGATCGAAGTAATCACAAATACTAAAGCAGTTGATGCTGGAGAAGATCACGTGCTTTTGAGTGACAATACCATAATTCCATGTGCTACATTGATTTGGGCAGGGGGAGTTACGGTAGATCCGTTGATATCTACACTCAGGTGCGAACATGGTCAATCTGGCCGCTTGGTCGTTGATCAGTATATGAGATTAAAAGACTATCCTAGCATTTTTGCGTTAGGAGACTGTGCTAATCTGGTTGATAGTAAAACTAACATTGTATATCCCACCACTGCACAAATTGCTATAAGGCAAGCCAAACTAGTCTCAGAAAATTTGATTGCAGAGATTACAGGTACAATGAATTCTATGAAGCCATTTCTGTATCATAACAAAGGGGTGATGGCCACAATAGGCAAGAGAACTGGAGTTGCACTTCTAAATGGCAGAAAAATATATGGATTTACTGCATGGCTCTTGTGGAGATCATTTTATTGGACCCACTTGCCAACACGTGAAAAGAAGATCAAAGTTGGATTTGACTGGTTTCTTAGCTTGATCTTCCGTGCTGATATAATGACTGTGGGATTCATCAAGAAAAAGACTTTGAGTAGATTAGAAACCCCTATCTATT